A stretch of DNA from Pangasianodon hypophthalmus isolate fPanHyp1 chromosome 2, fPanHyp1.pri, whole genome shotgun sequence:
TGACACAGAGAACAAATTTATTGACATATTTGCAGTTTGGAGCAGAAAACATTTCCCACTGGATAagtgagaggagtgtgagatGTTTTTACCTGAGAGTCTCCTTGACGAGTCCCTTAATGAGCGGCAGCTGAGGAACATCATCTGCGGTCGGGACTCGTCCACCAAGTACATGTGTCACTTCCTCATAGATCTGCTGTTGCACCATGGGATGCTTGGCCAGGAGGTATGTACTCCACGATAATGTGAAAGAGGTCTGGAGGGTAGAAGAGAGGTTTGTTAAAGATTATAATATTTCTCCTGTCTTTTCCATATATGACTTGGTTGAGTTCACATTTCTTTTCAGAAGAACTTTTCAGAAAAGCGCAGTGTGATCGCTTTTTtaccttccaaccaatcaggtcTCAGGTTGGAGGGTAAGTGAGATTAAATTGAGTCTTGTTAATGAGCGAATGTAAAGAGATTTACGACATGTTGAAtcgaaaatatttcattgccaatattagatatttaaatgtttcgacaaaataataaaatagcatGCAAATAACAGCCTGGGTATTTTGGTCACATAAGCAGCTCAATTTtttttgattttctgcctccaaagctgTAGTGAAGGCAAACTACCTCCTCTTTGCAATCTATATTTCATCTGCATTTCtgctaataataaatctgatctagctagcaagctaagtTAGATAGCTGATTCTAGCTAGGATTGGTAAGAAAGTTTTTATGACTACAGTGTACATGCTGTGCGAGcgagcctctttttttttctatcggCACAAAAAAGCACCCTAGTGCGcatagtgaagaaaaaaaaaaaaagaaacaaaaaaaaaaacacagtgtgaaagcagccatgaaaaaagaaaggaagtaTTGTAAAGTATACAAGTGCAGAGAAAttgttttctttgcatatcccaggtTGTCAGGAAGCTATAATCAGAGctcacatgcacgcacacacacacacacacaaacacacacacacacacagagagagagagagagagagagagagagtgagtgagttcTGCACAAAGGCGTTTGGGTACAACATGCTTATGTATTGCAAAATGACTAGCACTTTAGCCTTTGGAACAGGATTAGATGGGATTAGCTACAGAGATTTTTAGTCTGCAGTAAAGACTCTCATTCTCTCATACTTCAACATGTGTAGTTTAAAGTCACCCTGAACTCAaaaactcattttttaaataattaactcCTCTTGTTTGGCAGATTTCTATTACACAGATTATAGAAGTGTTTGGGTCAAATTTGTTTGcaataaatttacttttttccttttaaaactgagaaactgcatccatatttcaataaaaaactGATTCTGAGCTTTATGAACAGCTCTGGACCAAACATATCCAATATACAACTTATTAGAGGGTGACAACATGACACCCAGAAACTTATTGTCCCACAGACTATGTACTAgactagctggctagctggTTTGCTAGGTGCTAATCACTTAGCTAGTGATGAACAGAAAGGTTTTGGGATATTATATCATGggatattttgatatatttggCTACTTTTATGTAAATACATTGTAGAGAATATGGTAATACAAATTGAGAATCCCACTTGTGACAAATTCAACTTAGTTCGTTATCAGTTAGTCAACCAGCTGGCTAATGTAGCTACgtctgtgatgaaaaaaatcttgttttttgTGGTATATTTTGACAGGTTTAGCTACTCAGATTACTCAGAATATGATGATGGAAATCAAAACTCAGATACTGAAATCCCTCGTGTCTCCCTAAAAAATGCAAGCTAGTTTTctagcagttagctagccagctagttatGTGGGAAGACAGCAGGACACAGGGCATTTCCAGAttgcatatttatttcacaggtataaaaatatgttaaaacaatttattatgagaaagtcttcaggacagaggacttgaCATGCTAACATGACGAACTGCATTTTGTCTAATTGAcgtaaagagagagaataaagagaggtgGTGAGGGAACTGTTTATAGGTCTTATAACATGTGATAAATTtggaaaaacacaacattaaatgtaactctaataaaaagtatgacattctttaattaataaaaattgtcaCATCATGCAATCATGTATTCAtaggcaaactgctgtggtataatgggaataaaacacttcaggacatgctgctataggaaaataatcgccCATCATTGAATATTCTTACCGTGTCCACACCAGCCAAGAGCATTTCAGTCATGTTGGCGTAGATCTCCTCCAGATTCATCTCCTTGGTGACCAGCATGTGAGTAAGCAGACCTCCTTtcacctcctctcctctctccaaaTTCTGCTTGATCTCCGCCAACTTCTTGTCAATGTGGATCTggcctgaaacacacacgcacacaaatcCATTTGGTACTCAGTTGCCAAGCATGTTTACAAGCCCCTGGCCACACCTTCCCAGAATTCCCCTTCAGTGCTTACTGAATTTGAAGAGTCCATCCCAGGAGCGGCAAAACTCCTCCCACGGTTTGGGAATGATGGGTCGCAGCCATTTGGGGATGGCACCGGCGTACATGGAGGTCTTGAAGGAGCTGAACATGAGATGGAGGGCCTTGATGTATTCCTGGCTCATCTTGGGAATCTCGTCTTCTAAGCAGCCCAGACGGGCCTCGTACAAGATGGACGCCACACCTACGATTAGGGTTTTATCACAAAATAAACTCAATTGCATTAAAACCAATATGGGAAGCCAACAGAGCCAAGCCAGAGAGAATGTGTGAAACgtaccatttttaaaaaattccactgacacattcacacacactcaccttccaTAGCGAATTTGAAGAACATGTCATTGACGTTGAGGACTGTAAGTCCGTCAGGCTGCTGGCTTCGCAGTTTGCGCACTTTTACCACCAGGTCTGCCACCACTTCATTAACGTCGTCTGAGAATATTGCAACATCGCGTGGACGCAAGATGAGCTGTCGCAGCACACTGCGCATCTTCAGCCACTCGTCAGCCTCACTGAAGAAAACAAAGTGGCACACGTCTTATAACTGTTAGGCagcattcacaaggacttggaATCCATAAAATGTTCCTCCACTACCATTTATTTGAATGCCTTGACAGACTGCTCACACCAATGCATGCTGATGCGTACTGATTATGCTCTGTTATCCGTTAAAAAAGTTCACCAGAGTTGAAAAGTTAAACTTTCACATACTTTCAGCTGAAGCAGTGGTCagaacaaatgcaaataaaaatcaCTGGGAGGAAAAGCTAATTAacagaaggggaaaggacatgggACATGAGAGACATGTGTTTCTGGTAGCGGTTACTTTCGCCTAACACAAACTTTAaataggtgaactttgacctgtgaattcttGGGTGCCTGGGTCTCGTGAGCCAATAGATAACAAGAAGGCCAGACTCTATGGTCAGCAAAAATAAACCTACATAGAACTTTTGCATCACTGTTTTATTACAATTGTTTGCCACATATCTGAAAagaatagctagctagctaattttacgCCTACATTCTCTCTGAAATCATGTCATCATGTCTGAAATCACGTCAACTgcctgtaaatgtaaataacccTAACCTAATATCAAtcttcaaacacaaacacacactacaagGCATatgaatgttgttgtttttttttgacagacCCCAAAAATTCCTTGTGAGCCTgtctttattctctctgttaTCATgacaaacatttctaaaaatatttctacacaTATTTCAAAAACATCAGTAAGATAGACAGTGTTAACTGTCACAAAcacagtgtaatgtaatgtaaatgtaaatttgactTTACGCAGAGATGAGGCCAGTGGCGCGTCCCCTCATGTCTCTGTACTCTTTCCACGACTCCATGTTGGCTCTCTGAGGTGCTACACCTTCAGCCCTCAGCACCTGAGCTACCATGTCTCGGTCTGCTATTGACACCACCAACTGCGGCCCAAAGCGTGACTTAAAGATCTTCCCATATTTCTGACTGTGCTCCATCTGAGAGAAcagggaaaagaaagagatgTACACGAGATATAGTATACTAAATCGCTGACACTACATGATGTtcagaaaaacagcaaatgcAAAACTCATCATCATAATCTCATTTACACGACCCTTGTCTAATTAGGCATCTCAAATATAAATCAATACGTTGATGCATGTGATGCATTTTAAGATACATATGTAGTATTGATCCCAGATGGTCGTGTAGTGAAAGCAGGCACCTCATGGACACTCCAGAGATCATTATTAAAGAGTGGAATTGGCTTAAATCAAGTCAGTGCATTGAACTATGGCTCAATGTTGCTATTTGATGAAATTCAATTAGAACTCTAAGGGTTTAAGATGTAATCTTTTTTGTAAGAGTATGGAAAGGAAATTTGCTTATCCGTTGAAAAGTGACTAATCCATTGAAAAAGTGACTAATCACCACCTAACTCCAGTACCACActgattttattacaatttaaccCTAAAACATATGCATGTTGCTTAATCATTTATACAAATCAGGGcttataacataacataaattCTTCTCCCCTCTTCAATCATAATGTAAAAttgtcaaaatattttaaatcatataattaaataaaatatagtttttcctattttcatatttttctttcatatgtAATGCAGACTGCACCAGACTACTGTATATTAAACATCTATTGTCATTTTGTCTAACAGGACATAGCAAATTATTCTGTACAGTTTTGTCATTTCAGTAATGGTACATtgttcaaagtaaaaaaaaacttcaacaaAACTCAAACTAATGCATGAGGTAGACGAGGAAAATGAGGTCATATGCCGCCATCAAGTCCAGTCAGATATATAATAAGTACGAGGTGAGGACACTTGAACACCATCACAGTGTTGGACTTACAACTTGGGAACTCGTATTTTTCTACGAGCAGAGACTTTCCACGTTGGGGGCGTGTCAACGACAAAAAGTCGTGGCGGCTGTCAGTATGAATGTGATGCCTACAGCAGACGGTGGTAATTTTGCAGgttaaaagaaacttttttttttttttttttgctgttgatgatacaaaaaaaagagaaattttctctcatttgtttCAGAACAAAACCACTTGAACACATGCCACATCATAATCACGACCTCTGAACTTCCAGGGAGGAGTTGAAGGCAGCATTAGGTCACGTTTAAAGGTTAAACTCAGCTTAGATGATAATGTGCAGATGTTTTCAGGCATCTCAGGCGTTGACAAAGGTCTCGCTGGCATTACAATAATGCCTGACATGTTTGCAAATTATTCTAACTATTGTATTCTATCTAAAATGACTAACAACTAAACtgaattttatttacagaaatatgacaTTTAGTGCATCGGCTTTCCCAGGTTTACTTTCACTATCACATGTAACAAAAAAGGTAAAATAGTACATTTTATGACCACAGTTCTCAAAATGAGGTGCAGGGATCACTGTGGGATCATAAAGTATAGCTGGTGGGTCGGCAATGTTTAAAATTTTGCTGTATTGATGGAAGTCAGAACCTACCATTATTCCACTGAgttattatttactgttttatagttttatgaATTGAATatgtttaatccaaacctcaataagtACAAAACCACATATGCCAACTGCTAATGACAATTTATTTGAGTGGAAAATTATGCACCATCCAGCCATAACCTTAAAACCACATGCCGAATAtaatcctgtaagttgcgaggtgcctccatggatcggacttgtttgtccagcacatcccacagatgctcgatcggattgagatctggggaatttggacgCCAGTCATCTAGCAATCACAGTTTTACCCTTGACAAAGTCACTTGGAATcctttgcccatttttcctgcttccaacacatcatcttcgagaactgactgtttacttgctgcctaattTGTCCCACCCCTTGAccagtgccactgtaacgagataatcattgttattcacgtcacctattagtggttttaatgttatggctgatcggtgtatatacccagaatattattgtacacttttaaataatgagtcTAATATCTGAGTAGTTTCAATGATCATAAAATAATTACACGCTGTGGATTTTACAGGTAAAGCATTCCCTGGCAGTAAAATGTCCGAGAACCTGCGTACTAATACTAAAGAAAATTGGTAAAGAgttaaaaatgttagtgttcAGATGTGTTCTTCTTGACATATCTGTTATAAATCATCATATAAGACATTATACACTGGCATGTTCAGATCTGGGGGTCATAGGAAATCTATTTTAatgttggttttgttttgttttttaaccattgggggatgcaaacttttgcacccagTTGTATTTGTGGTATGCATTTGTAACGCAAAGGAACGTTCATGTATGAAATTCGGTGCAAAGCAAAAACGAGAAGCAAAATCTAAAACAATTTTCGATGCATATAAACCTGGATCTCGTGGATGCGGCTGAAGCCGTCTCTGTAGAAGAACTCGATGAGGTTCCCGATGGCGCTGGGACCGGGCATTTCCCGCAGGCTCTTTACCGGGCCCGCGTGCTTCAGCTCGGCGTCGGTGGCGGCTCGTGCGGGTTCCTCCGGTACGGTGGAGCTGTGCAGCGCGCGAGACTGCAGCAAAGCCCGCGTGCTCGTGTCACTGTGCAGGGATTTACGGCTGATATGAAGAAGAGCTTTCCGGAGAGCCATTGGAGAAGCTGgaactgagaaaaagaaaaagagagaacagcTGAAGCGCGTTGAGACaggcaaaagaaaaaagcaggaaAGAAACGACGTCTCAAAAGTCCACCAGAGGAACTCAAGAACATTCTTCAGCACAGGAA
This window harbors:
- the LOC113538219 gene encoding cytochrome P450 27C1; translated protein: MALRKALLHISRKSLHSDTSTRALLQSRALHSSTVPEEPARAATDAELKHAGPVKSLREMPGPSAIGNLIEFFYRDGFSRIHEIQMEHSQKYGKIFKSRFGPQLVVSIADRDMVAQVLRAEGVAPQRANMESWKEYRDMRGRATGLISAEADEWLKMRSVLRQLILRPRDVAIFSDDVNEVVADLVVKVRKLRSQQPDGLTVLNVNDMFFKFAMEGVASILYEARLGCLEDEIPKMSQEYIKALHLMFSSFKTSMYAGAIPKWLRPIIPKPWEEFCRSWDGLFKFSQIHIDKKLAEIKQNLERGEEVKGGLLTHMLVTKEMNLEEIYANMTEMLLAGVDTTSFTLSWSTYLLAKHPMVQQQIYEEVTHVLGGRVPTADDVPQLPLIKGLVKETLRLYPVLPGNGRITQDDLIVGGYFIPKGTQLALCHYSTSMDEENFPSAEEFRPDRWLRKDTSDRVDNFGSIPFGYGIRSCIGRRIAELEMYLALTQLLQKFHIEVSPFTGEIRAKTHGLLCPAAPINVKFIDRV